The Streptomyces sp. Mut1 genome window below encodes:
- a CDS encoding glycoside hydrolase family 9 protein gives MNASPPPPPTRRRRRALGVLALAALFGGVLSAPGAAADDEPAPEQITNGDFSAGTAPWWWTANAPAAVVDGRLCADVEAGTANPWDAIVGQNDIPLVAGETYTLTYTASSTVPLSIHTNVQMATEPYTTDLSATDQIGAEAAPVTHVFTATADRDAAQVAFQVGGGSEAATFCLDDVSLRGGAEPPVYEPDTGSPVRVNQVGYLPQGPKTGTLVTDATDPLPWTLKSADGAAVASGTTVPGGEDPTSRQNVHTFDFGAVTDTGDGFTIEADGQVSEPFSIRADLYDSLRSDSLAYFYQNRSGIEIDADLVGEEYARPAGHLGVAPNKGDTDVPCQPGVCDYRLDVRGGWYDAGDHGKYVVNGGIAVAELMDTYERTLTADGAESAELGDGALRVPEHGNDVPDILDEARWELDFLLRMQVPAGNPLAGMVHHKVHDANWTGLPMRPELDPEQRELHPPTTAATLNLAATAAQCARLYEPFDADFAAQCRTAAETAWAAAKAHPAVYASPADGVGGGTYEDNDVSDEFYWAAAELFTTTGKDTYRQALLESPLHADPDAAFPADGGMWWGGTAGLGVLTLATVPNDLTADQLADVRAVVTTAADRYKQQTEDQLYGVPYAPEGQNYTWGSNSQVLNNMIVLATAADLTGEAGYRDAVLRGADYLFGRNPLNQSYVTGYGERFSQNQHHRFWAHQSDPALPHPPAGSLAGGPNLTAPTSGDPEAATKLKGCAAAMCYLDDNGSYATNEVAINWNAPLAFVASYLDDAGDGAGPDRACRVTYSSHPWSTGSTTTVTVRNTGTEPVTPWSLTWLLPGDQKLSHTWSAELAQYGRTVTATPLSWNRTLAPGASVDFGFNSSLSGPAADPGTVKLNGRACTAG, from the coding sequence GTGAACGCCTCCCCGCCTCCGCCCCCCACCCGCCGCAGACGCCGCGCGCTCGGAGTACTGGCCCTCGCCGCGCTGTTCGGCGGTGTCCTCAGTGCGCCCGGTGCCGCCGCCGACGACGAGCCGGCCCCCGAGCAGATCACCAACGGAGACTTCTCCGCCGGGACCGCGCCCTGGTGGTGGACGGCCAACGCGCCCGCCGCCGTTGTGGACGGCCGGCTCTGCGCGGACGTGGAGGCGGGGACCGCCAACCCGTGGGACGCGATCGTCGGGCAGAACGACATCCCGCTTGTTGCCGGGGAGACGTACACCCTTACGTACACGGCCAGTTCGACCGTACCGCTGTCCATTCACACCAACGTGCAGATGGCCACCGAGCCGTACACCACCGATCTCTCCGCGACCGATCAGATCGGTGCCGAGGCCGCACCCGTCACCCATGTCTTCACCGCGACCGCCGACCGGGACGCGGCCCAGGTCGCCTTCCAGGTCGGCGGCGGGTCCGAGGCGGCCACTTTCTGCCTGGATGACGTGTCCCTGCGCGGCGGCGCCGAACCGCCCGTGTACGAGCCCGACACCGGGTCGCCCGTCCGCGTCAACCAGGTCGGCTACCTCCCCCAGGGCCCCAAGACCGGGACCCTGGTCACCGACGCGACCGACCCGCTGCCGTGGACGTTGAAGTCGGCCGACGGGGCGGCGGTCGCGAGCGGGACGACCGTGCCGGGCGGGGAGGACCCGACCTCCCGGCAGAACGTCCACACCTTCGACTTCGGTGCTGTCACCGACACCGGGGACGGCTTCACGATCGAGGCGGACGGGCAGGTCAGCGAGCCCTTCTCGATCCGCGCCGACCTCTACGACAGCCTGCGCTCCGACTCGCTCGCGTACTTCTACCAGAACCGCAGCGGCATCGAGATCGACGCGGATCTGGTAGGTGAGGAGTACGCGCGACCGGCCGGGCACCTTGGTGTGGCGCCCAACAAGGGCGACACGGACGTGCCGTGCCAGCCGGGGGTCTGTGACTACCGGCTCGATGTGCGGGGCGGCTGGTACGACGCCGGTGACCACGGCAAGTACGTGGTGAACGGCGGTATCGCGGTCGCTGAGCTGATGGACACGTACGAGCGGACCCTGACCGCCGACGGGGCGGAGTCCGCCGAACTCGGCGACGGCGCGCTGCGGGTGCCCGAGCACGGCAACGACGTGCCCGACATCCTCGACGAGGCACGCTGGGAGCTGGACTTCCTGCTGCGCATGCAGGTTCCGGCCGGGAACCCGCTCGCCGGCATGGTCCACCACAAGGTGCACGACGCCAACTGGACCGGTCTGCCGATGCGGCCCGAACTCGACCCCGAACAGCGCGAACTGCACCCGCCGACCACCGCCGCCACGCTGAACCTCGCCGCGACCGCCGCCCAGTGCGCCCGGCTGTACGAGCCGTTCGACGCGGACTTCGCGGCCCAGTGCCGTACCGCCGCCGAGACGGCGTGGGCCGCCGCGAAGGCCCACCCGGCGGTGTACGCCAGCCCGGCCGACGGTGTCGGAGGCGGGACCTACGAGGACAACGACGTCAGCGACGAGTTCTACTGGGCCGCCGCCGAACTGTTCACCACCACCGGCAAGGACACCTACCGCCAGGCCCTGCTCGAATCGCCGCTGCACGCAGACCCCGACGCCGCCTTCCCCGCCGACGGCGGCATGTGGTGGGGCGGCACCGCCGGACTCGGCGTGCTCACCCTGGCCACCGTCCCGAACGACCTGACGGCCGATCAACTCGCGGATGTGCGGGCCGTCGTCACCACGGCGGCCGACCGCTACAAGCAGCAGACCGAGGACCAGCTGTACGGCGTGCCATACGCCCCCGAGGGCCAGAACTACACCTGGGGCTCCAACAGCCAGGTGCTGAACAACATGATCGTGCTGGCCACCGCCGCCGATCTCACCGGCGAGGCCGGCTACCGCGACGCCGTCCTGCGCGGCGCGGACTACCTGTTCGGGCGCAACCCGCTCAACCAGTCCTACGTCACCGGGTACGGCGAGCGCTTCTCGCAGAACCAGCACCACCGGTTCTGGGCGCACCAGTCCGACCCCGCCCTGCCCCACCCGCCGGCCGGTTCCCTCGCGGGCGGCCCCAACCTCACCGCACCCACCTCCGGCGACCCCGAGGCCGCGACGAAGCTCAAGGGCTGCGCCGCCGCCATGTGCTACCTCGACGACAACGGCTCGTACGCCACCAACGAGGTCGCCATCAACTGGAACGCGCCGCTGGCCTTCGTCGCCTCCTACCTGGACGACGCGGGCGACGGCGCGGGCCCGGACCGCGCCTGCCGGGTCACGTACTCCTCGCACCCGTGGAGCACCGGATCGACCACCACGGTCACGGTGAGGAACACCGGCACCGAGCCCGTCACGCCCTGGTCCCTGACCTGGCTGCTCCCCGGCGACCAGAAGCTCAGTCACACCTGGAGCGCCGAACTCGCGCAGTACGGCAGGACGGTGACGGCCACTCCGCTGTCCTGGAACCGGACCCTCGCGCCGGGCGCGTCGGTCGACTTCGGGTTCAACAGCAGCCTCTCGGGCCCGGCGGCCGACCCGGGCACGGTCAAGCTGAACGGCAGGGCCTGCACGGCCGGCTGA